The genomic stretch gGAGCAGTGGCTGTTATATCTATGGGGATGGGGGAactctctgaagaacatctccctgcccacaggagataatagaggggctgagggtgccacgctgtcccttccttcataacCACCTGCactcaagaactggagtggagggaggagcatCCCAACCCGGTGGAGGTCAGAGCCCTACAGCCTTACGCTGTCCCAGTGAGTGTGACCAGAGGgtgttggaggtggagggagagaccatgatggggatgcaagagatggagccattcaggggaaatgctcacaCATGGGGCCATTGTTGGACTTTGGGTCAGGGCTACATCCTCATAAGGgcgggtgggctttcaggagggtaagtatttgacagtgcagtggccccaaccatcactcatctccccttgctcatccacctccacccaGCTAACATGTCCGGCTAGGGCCCcactgcacagtgtaagcattaTGTTGTGGTCACTTCAGCCAAGAGTGTGTCCTGGACATCagaaatgtttctggtgagaaatgacagggagggaaggagagagtgtgattggttctagaccacgaacactctcatcaactcctccattcaGGAACGTTGTGTGAACACGATGGAGGCatgagattcaatcccttccctcctggacttaccagtctgctgggctagactgatccaaaagaatttacagctagggggaaataagaatggaaagctggatgcacagcttaataagtgcttagtaatgtgaatctatgggtagggaagtgcaatgagcagcTGTGAAAGTGTAAATGCGGAGGAGGTATCTGCGCTGAATCGGCATGGGAAAAataaacatcaatctgggcaagtctgaggggagagggagattcgggaagaaagaaggatctaagccatgtgttggaaaagggaatgtcctttttcattcattcattcattcattcattcattcaatcgtgtttattgagcacttactgtgtgcagagcactgtactaagtgcttggacaacaaaacaaaacaagtagacaggtgacaataccatcagaataaatagaattatagctaaatacacatcattaataaaatagagtaataaatatgtacaaacatgtacaagtgctgttgggaggggaaggggattgagCAGCTGGCAGATGGGGAgatgggtagaggaggaggaggagaggaaaagggagaagatctatttccaGGGGCTGGAGAGTAGtcagtgaagagggaagggaaacacggaggagaacacctgtcaaaagccttgaagctagtggcaaggagttgattggagtcaaccaggctTCAGCCTGTTTCATTTTCttctgagaaccacaatcagataGGTTGTTTTGGCCGCtctgtgtgtatccaaggtggggcaggggaggcagtgagcaaaccttggctggcggagggctggaggggaggtggagaagggaatcttctcccaacaCTTCCCGGGGAAAAagggtgtctgggcccagggagaggcaaaaagcagtggtagtagtgagggaacctgggttcttatcctgactctgccattcattccttcattcattcatttactcaatcgtattgattgaacacttactgtgtacagagcactgtactaagtgcatgggaagtacaatttggcaacagatagggacaatccctacccaacaacaggctcagggacctaggttctaatcctggctctgccccttgtctgctgtgtgatgtcggacaataatagtaataataatgatggcatttattaagtgcttactatgtgcaaagcactcttctaagagctggggaggttacaaggagatcagctcgtcccatggggggatcacagttttaatccccattttacagatgagggaactgaggcccagagaacttaagtgactggcccaaagttacacagctgacaattggtagagctgggatttgaacccgtgacccctgactccaaagcccaggctttttccactgaaccatgctgctggaCACGTCaccttgcttccctgtgcctcagataccgcatcactaaaatgggaattaagagtgagtctcacatggtagaaagccttgaagaaaATTGTGAGGTatttttcatgtgaaaagatacatggtgccagtgaagggtttggaggagagatgtttgagtgcttctttgtcttttcttatgctatcgtgtcatctctgacccatagcgaatgaatggacatatctctccaggaatgccccattctacaactgcaaatgttctggtagttaatccatagagttttcttggaaaaatacagaagtggtttaccattgtcttcttccctgcagtaaaattgagtctcctcctcgactctcttccatgacaCTGccccccagcacaggggagttttgaatgcagagcactgtactaagagcatgggaagtacaagtcggcaacatacagagatggtccctatccaacaacgggctcacagtcttgaagggggagatagacagtaaagcaaaacatgtacacaggtgtcagaatcaccagaataaatagaattaatgctgtATGCACGtcactaacaaaatgaatagaatggtaaatatgtacacattaaatagagtaataaatctatattacatatatatatatgtatatatatatatatacaagtgctgtgaggatgggaaggaggtagggtggtgggggggatggggaggaggagaggaaaaagggggctcaatctgggaaggcctcgtggaggaggtgaactctcagtagggctttgaagggaggaagaaggctagcttggtggatgtgtggagggagggcattccaggccagaggaaggacgtgggccaggggtcgacggcggtagaggctagaatgaggtacagttaggaggttagcggcagaggagtggagggtgcagactgggctgtagaaggaaagtagggaggtgaggtagaagggggcaaggtgatggagagccttgaagacgagaatgaggagtttttgcttgattcgtaggctgaCAGGCCGccacactgcagatttttgaggaggggagtaacatgcccagagcgtttctgcacaaatataatctgagcagcagagtgaagtatagactgaagtggggagagacagaaggataggagatcagagaggagggtgatgtggtaatccagttgggatagattgagagactgaaccagtaaggcagcattttggatggagaggaaagggcagatcttggcgatgttgtggaggtgagaccagcaggttttggtgatgaattggatttgtggggtaaacgagagagctgagtcgaggatgacactaaggttgcgggcttgtgagatgggaagggtggtagtgctgtctacagtgatgggaaattcagggagagggcagggtttgggtgggaagataaggagttcagtcttggaaatattgagttttagatcgcgggcagacatccagatggagatttcctgaaggcaagaggagacacgagcctggggggagggagagagcaggggcagggatgtagatttgggtgtcatcagcgtagagatgatagttcaagccatgggagcgaatgggttcactaagggggtgagtgtagatatagaacagaagaggaccaagaactgacccttgaggaacccctacagtaaggggatgggagggggaggaggagcccgcaaaatagactgagaatgaatggccggagagataagaggagaaccaggagaggatggagcctgtgaagccacggttggatagcgtgttgaggagaagggggtggtccacagtgtcgaaggcagctgagaggtcaaggaggattaggatagagtaggatcacttagtacagtgctctgcacacagtgagtattcagtgaACACCATGGATTGAGCTATTGCTTGATGTGTTCATATCCTTACatgtatcaatactattgaactctataggtgatcaatgaatacaactgctttattaaaatgggagtcaatcatattttttgatcacttacagtgtgtagaacgttgtactaagtgcttgggaggatgcaataTGATATAATTTGTAGGAGTGTTACCTgctcaaaaggaacttacagcctggagggaatgccaatgtttccAAAATgaagttccccttttcctttccagggagtcagcatcatctcccagaaatgaccaacatctccacggtgactgaattcctcctcctggggttctctgacacccgggagctgcagctgctccatgccacactgttcctcctggtctatctagtagcccttctggggaatctcctcattcttGCTGTCACCACcgtcgaccagcgtctccacacctccatgtacttctttctcaagaacttgtccttcatagacctctgctacatttctaccacggtacccaaatccattgtcagctccttgtccaGTGACAGCtcaatctcctttctgggttgtgtctcgcagctcttcctggtggtcctgctTGGCGCTTCAGAGttatttgtcctcactgcaatgtcttatgaccactatgccgccatctgctcccccctgcgctatgtgctcatcatgaacaaaacagcttGTATGCGcatggcagcagcatcatggctcagtgggggtctgcttggagtcttgctttcagcttctatTTTCTCCCAGACCTTATGTGGATCCAGTgctatccagcagttcttctgtgacgtcccccctctactgaagatctcctgctctgaagtccacattgccttTGATGTGAGTATGGCTGCAGCGTTCATCTTGGATGCCCTCTGCTTCACTAGCGTCACCCTCTCCtacatcttcatcttctcagccgtgctgaggatgccgttctctgagggccgaaccaaagccttctccacctgcctgccccatctcactgtcttcatcatttttgtctttaccgcagcatttgcctatctcaaaccacctgcagactcgccctcagctctggatctactggtttccatgtcctacaccatggtaccccccactgtgaaccccctcatttacagcctgaggaacagggacctgatggctgccctgggcaggatcctaaaggggacattaccCCAGCATTCGTGCTGAGACAAAATGCCTGTGTCCATGCACCAGTAATCCCCTGCCCGCCCTTAAAGGAGGAATTGCCATTggacatatccatatatatcccACTGAACCAGAGTCCCAAAGAAGAggtctggatattcaggatttttcaaggtctgggaggttggttGAGAAGATTAGGTCATGAGTGACAATGCATTTcctaggaggcctcatggctaaatggcatgtgaatgggtgcCACATGATtacctgagttaataataataataatgataataataatggcatttattaagcacatacattgtgcaaagcactgttctaagcgttggggaggtttcaagatgatcaggttgtcccacgtggggttcacagtcttaatccccattttacagatgagttctaatcccagctcggccactggcctgctgtgtgatctggcatTAGTTTTTACCATACCagggctctcacttcctcttacactctgagcccttgtgggacaggaaacgtgtctgattggattgtaattTCACTTTTggtctgtaaacccattgtgggcacgcattgaatctaccaactccattgcattgtactcttcaaagtgcttacaacaatgttctgcgcacagtaaacacacaacaaATACATTCGATCGATAGAATTATTTCGTTTCTGCTTCATCATGTGGCACAGACGTGGACACAAAAATTGTTAACacctgataataaaaatgataagaatcataataatggtgtttgaaaggggacagagacattcactgttggaactctagtttccagaaccca from Tachyglossus aculeatus isolate mTacAcu1 unplaced genomic scaffold, mTacAcu1.pri scaffold_82_arrow_ctg1, whole genome shotgun sequence encodes the following:
- the LOC119924110 gene encoding LOW QUALITY PROTEIN: olfactory receptor 14A16-like (The sequence of the model RefSeq protein was modified relative to this genomic sequence to represent the inferred CDS: deleted 1 base in 1 codon) is translated as MTLPPSTGDQHHLPEMTNISTVTEFLLLGFSDTRELQLLHATLFLLVYLVALLGNLLILAVTTVDQRLHTSMYFFLKNLSFIDLCYISTTVPKSIVSSLSSDSSISFLGCVSQLFLVVLLGASELFVLTAMSYDHYAAICSPLRYVLIMNKTACMRMAAASWLSGGLLGVLLSASIFSQTLCGSSAIQQFFCDVPPLLKISCSEVHIAFDVSMAAAFILDALCFTSVTLSYIFIFSAVLRMPFSEGRTKAFSTCLPHLTVFIIFVFTAAFAYLKPPADSPSALDLLVSMSYTMVPPTVNPLIYSLRNRDLMAALGRILRGHYPSIRAETKCLCPCTSNPLPALKGGIAIGHIHIYPTEPESQRRGLDIQDFSRAVAA